The nucleotide sequence CTGCTGAAGAAATTCAGACCCTGAAGCATAGGGTCAAAAGTTTCCTGTGAAAATCCAGCCTCAGTGTAATTTCTAACGACATGAAATaagaagaggagaggaaataCTCGGAATAAAGTTACATGACTGAGTATTGAAGTCAATCCAGATACATCAGTGTCATACAACATCCAGTGTTGGGAGAGGGCTTAGATTATCAGGGCCTTGCAATTCCTTGTTTGGCTTCCTTTTGAGCACAGCTCTTCCACAGAGGAGTGACAGCTCAACGGTCAGAGCAGTGGTCAGGTGGGAGAGCTCAGTTTGATCCCTGGTTTCTGAGGGATGGGGTGTGCTCACCTCTGCAGGCTGGCTTGGTGGACCAGTTTCCAGTGTTCTCACAGCGGGAATGTTTGGATCCCTCCATCACGAAGCCGGGCTGGCAGCCAAAGCTGACACTCTCATTGTAGTGATAGGTTCTGCGCACAGCAAACTCTATGAACCCGTTCTCTATTCCTATTGGAGTGGGGCAGGTGACAACTGGGggacaaaaccaaacccaaagcTTTAGCAGTGTCACAGGTCACAAAGACAACTATAAACCTGGAAAATGTAGAAAAACTTTCACGGTGGGCCATTGCAGCCTCTTTCACAGGAAACACAGCCAGGGGAAAGATAGCTTAAAGCcacaacaaataaataaacattacTTGTTTGAAGTACACATCTATTGCAATCTGTGGTTATAACATGACTTAAACGTGGTGTAATTTAACTTAAAGCAGGGAAGTTTCTAGGACTGAGGGTAAGGTTGGCTATTTCTTAGGTGAATCTGAGCACTTAGAATCCAATGTTGGCTGCACACTGGAGGCCAGGCTCAGGTTCCCCGCCATGCACCATGTTTAGCAGGGTTTGTTTATATAACCTTTACACCTGCAGCAAATGTTTTGCCAGTCCCGTGTTATGTGCCATGGGTTAGCAATCTCCTTGATCCACGAGCCTGAATGATTGCAGAATTCAGCTGCAGATGAATTGTGCTGTATGTTTGCAATTACAGTTgtacaaaaaattaaaatattgttgtTCATTTAGTTTTGTTTATGCAATTCTCTGGAATATTTTTTGGTGTGGATAAAAGTGAGTTACTCACCCTTGCACACTGGAATGCTGCTCCATGTGCCATTGGCCGTGCAGGTGGCTGTCTCGTTCCCAATCAGGGCGAGAGGAGGGACACATTCAAACTGGATTGTGTCCAGGAAATGAGAGACATTTCCAGGATGCAGGCGACGGAAAGAGAGGACCCCAAATTCCGGGAGCGAGGGAGGTGCGCAAGTCACCGCTACAAAAGCACAGCATTCAGAAAATTTAATCTTAAAGATCAAATAATTGTAGAATCAGAGGAGCAACATTCTTATGACTAAATGAACCCGCATGGAATCACAGCTGgcaaaacataatttaaattaaaagtgTCAGAGGGGCCTCAGAGTACAGAATTCATGAGTTATGCTGGATTTTTCAGATAATAGTCCTGCTTTTCAGTCAAGTGTTTTTGCAGGATAGGTTGTAGCAAAGCCCTGCATAAGTACAAAGCATGACAATATCCTCTTTTTATACACAAGGAGGAGGAATTTGAGTGGATAAGCATCTTACCTCCAGCTGTAAATAGCATCCCTGATCCCGACCTTTTGTTCAGACCTTTCAACTGTATTTCTCTAAAATCCACACAGATAACACCAACTATGCAGCATTCTGCTTGATTTTTCCTAACCAGCTTTTGCACAGCACTAGAGGAGACTTCTGAATAAGAGTATATATAATTCTGAGCAATGGCAAGGAATATTTCTGGAATAGGAACAAGGATAGTTCTTTTTTATTGAAACACATACGTTGACACTGTGGAACAGTTCCAGTCCATTTTCCATCTGCCATGCACTGGCTCGTTCTTGACCCAACAAGGTTGTAGCTGGAAACAAACAGACCTGGTTATCAGAGCAGGGAGATCAATCAAAGATCTGTCATTTCTCCTAAACAGAATTAAGAATCCAGCTCTGAAATCCTTCTCTAGTTTAACAGTTCCTGACCTCAAAGGAAGTTTAGAATCAGATCTGAAAAACTGTTAATGTCCAAATATTGCAAAGACCCAGGCAGAACTCTTGATACAAGATATTTTGTTGTTTCAACTTTATATTCTGTTTCACATGTTAATTTCTAAAAATGATTAATACTATGGATGTATATAAATAGCAAGTATTGATCTGTGATTGCTAGTGCAAATGGTATGGTTTTCTGGGAGGCGTTCCCAGTTAATTATGGCAATTAGGACCAAATATTGGAAAGAACTCAGTGCTCTTAAGAACTGAAGTCACCGAGGTGCATTGTTATATTTTAATCCCAGACATTTC is from Anomalospiza imberbis isolate Cuckoo-Finch-1a 21T00152 chromosome 19, ASM3175350v1, whole genome shotgun sequence and encodes:
- the APOH gene encoding beta-2-glycoprotein 1 isoform X2; the protein is MHPLALLGCLVALSHCALASKAKRCSPPPPLQNGKMDFEEFQYQSTVTFSCDPGYNLVGSRTSQCMADGKWTGTVPQCQPVTCAPPSLPEFGVLSFRRLHPGNVSHFLDTIQFECVPPLALIGNETATCTANGTWSSIPVCKVVTCPTPIGIENGFIEFAVRRTYHYNESVSFGCQPGFVMEGSKHSRCENTGNWSTKPACRAPCKIPVKKAVVLYNGEKKRVQNDLKDGILHGETVSFFCKNKEKSCAYTVDVACVDGNFTLPACFKERGFFSTLVKKDPSDMKACEDEA